One window of the Archangium primigenium genome contains the following:
- a CDS encoding type 1 glutamine amidotransferase domain-containing protein has product MARKTLKGIRVGVLAADGFEQVELTIPVKALRKRGAQVDIVSLHKGKIRGINFMWPGKKVAVDETVDRVRPKDFDAILIPGGFQNPDALRQSDAVLDFVREIDRLQRPIATLCHGPWVLVSAGLVSGRKLSAWPGIKDDLRNAGAEWVDESGVRDERWFSSRGPHDMRHFIKGMVQLFAEHAPRNHPVPESRTHWGRWALAAVMGLVAIRPLRTALAR; this is encoded by the coding sequence ATGGCGAGGAAGACGCTGAAGGGCATCCGGGTGGGCGTGCTGGCGGCGGACGGCTTCGAGCAGGTGGAGCTCACGATTCCCGTGAAGGCCCTGCGCAAGCGGGGCGCGCAGGTGGACATCGTCTCCCTGCACAAGGGGAAGATCCGCGGCATCAACTTCATGTGGCCCGGCAAGAAGGTCGCCGTGGACGAGACCGTGGACCGGGTCCGGCCCAAGGACTTCGACGCCATCCTCATCCCCGGCGGCTTCCAGAACCCGGACGCGCTCCGGCAGAGCGATGCCGTGCTCGACTTCGTGCGGGAGATCGACCGGCTCCAGCGCCCCATCGCCACCCTGTGCCATGGGCCCTGGGTGCTCGTGTCCGCGGGGCTGGTGAGCGGGCGCAAGCTGTCGGCCTGGCCGGGCATCAAGGACGACCTGCGCAACGCCGGCGCGGAATGGGTGGACGAGTCCGGCGTCCGCGACGAGCGCTGGTTCTCCAGCCGCGGCCCCCACGACATGCGCCACTTCATCAAGGGCATGGTGCAGCTCTTCGCCGAGCACGCCCCGCGCAACCACCCCGTGCCCGAGAGCCGCACGCACTGGGGCCGCTGGGCCCTGGCGGCCGTGATGGGCCTGGTGGCCATCCGGCCCCTGCGCACCGCCCTCGCGCGCTGA